The following are encoded together in the Chloroflexota bacterium genome:
- a CDS encoding class I SAM-dependent RNA methyltransferase: MSETYEVQLTTWAYGGEALGRLEDGRAVFVPLALPGERVRVRLTEDKPRYARGEVTALLEAAADRVAPRCPLYGRCGGCHYQHVAYAAQLTAKRAIVRDQLVRIGKFPDPAVAPTVPSPAVWGYRNHIQMHLSPEGRLGFRAPRSAEVVPAEDCLLAAQPLRDLIPHLVLEAGSGVERVHLRVGAGDEVLLWLRGQRPAPPAFQVDFPLSAVYTNPEGAAFVLAGRGFLPMEVKGKVFRVSAASFFQVNLAVAEAMIDHLLEHLPLTPRARLLELYSGVGLFSAFLAPQVGELVAVESSPEACYDFGANLDAFDHVALYEAPAAMALEHLAAQGFQPDVAVLDPPRSGLSRAALDGLMALAPAMVAYVSCDPATLARDGRRMARHGYRLVHITPFDMFPQTYHIETISLWERRR; encoded by the coding sequence ATGAGCGAAACTTATGAGGTGCAACTGACAACCTGGGCTTATGGCGGTGAGGCGCTGGGGCGGCTGGAAGACGGTCGCGCTGTGTTCGTGCCGTTGGCCCTCCCCGGTGAGCGGGTGCGCGTGCGCCTGACGGAAGACAAGCCCCGTTACGCCCGCGGGGAAGTTACGGCGCTTTTGGAAGCCGCTGCCGACCGGGTTGCGCCTCGTTGTCCGCTTTATGGGCGTTGTGGCGGTTGTCATTATCAGCACGTGGCCTACGCGGCTCAATTGACCGCGAAGCGGGCTATTGTGCGCGATCAACTCGTCCGCATTGGCAAGTTCCCCGACCCCGCGGTGGCACCCACGGTGCCTTCGCCTGCCGTGTGGGGCTATCGTAACCACATCCAGATGCACCTTTCGCCGGAGGGGCGACTGGGGTTTCGCGCCCCCCGCTCGGCAGAGGTTGTGCCCGCGGAAGATTGTCTGCTGGCAGCCCAGCCGTTGCGCGACCTCATTCCGCACCTGGTGCTGGAAGCCGGAAGCGGTGTGGAGCGTGTCCATCTGCGGGTGGGGGCGGGCGATGAGGTGTTGCTTTGGCTGCGGGGGCAGCGCCCCGCGCCGCCTGCCTTCCAGGTGGATTTCCCCCTTTCGGCGGTGTACACCAACCCGGAAGGGGCAGCCTTTGTGCTTGCGGGGCGTGGCTTCCTGCCTATGGAGGTGAAAGGAAAGGTTTTCCGCGTTTCGGCGGCTTCGTTCTTCCAGGTCAACCTCGCGGTGGCCGAAGCCATGATCGACCACCTGTTGGAACACCTGCCGCTGACGCCGCGTGCCCGGCTGCTGGAACTTTACAGTGGTGTGGGACTGTTCAGTGCTTTCCTGGCGCCGCAGGTGGGGGAACTTGTGGCGGTGGAGTCTTCGCCGGAAGCCTGCTATGATTTTGGCGCCAATTTAGATGCTTTCGACCATGTCGCGCTTTATGAAGCCCCGGCGGCGATGGCGCTGGAACACCTCGCTGCCCAGGGCTTCCAGCCGGATGTGGCGGTGCTCGACCCGCCCCGCAGCGGCCTCAGCCGCGCGGCATTGGATGGCCTGATGGCGCTTGCCCCCGCGATGGTGGCTTATGTTTCTTGCGACCCCGCGACCCTGGCTCGCGATGGCCGCCGTATGGCGCGCCACGGCTATCGTTTGGTGCATATCACGCCTTTCGATATGTTCCCCCAGACTTATCACATCGAAACCATCAGCCTTTGGGAGCGGCGCCGCTAA
- a CDS encoding redox-sensing transcriptional repressor Rex, with translation MMSRQIPHIVVSRLPIYLRALEHALAEGLTCISSQELSERLGVSAAQIRKDLSMFGEYGKQGRGYPVEALIAALRSHLHVDKVWDVVLVGVGDLGHALARYKGFAERGFRIAMAFDKDPAKIGSQAGDLVVEDIRTMARRVQEAGIQIGMIATPAAAAQEVANALVFAGVRAILNYAPIHLTLPEDVRVEYLDPVIPLQRMTYYLE, from the coding sequence ATGATGAGCCGCCAAATTCCCCATATTGTTGTCAGTCGTTTACCGATTTACCTGCGGGCTTTGGAACACGCGCTGGCGGAGGGGCTGACTTGCATTTCTTCGCAGGAGTTGAGCGAGCGGTTGGGTGTTTCGGCAGCCCAGATTCGGAAAGATTTGTCGATGTTTGGCGAATATGGCAAGCAAGGGCGGGGATACCCTGTTGAAGCGTTGATTGCAGCCCTGCGCAGCCATTTGCACGTGGATAAAGTGTGGGATGTGGTGCTGGTGGGTGTGGGCGACCTGGGACACGCCTTGGCGCGCTACAAAGGCTTTGCTGAGCGCGGCTTTCGCATTGCCATGGCGTTTGACAAAGACCCCGCCAAAATCGGCAGCCAGGCGGGCGATTTGGTGGTGGAAGACATTCGCACCATGGCTCGTCGCGTGCAGGAGGCGGGCATTCAGATTGGCATGATTGCCACCCCCGCCGCGGCGGCCCAGGAAGTCGCGAACGCCCTGGTGTTTGCCGGTGTGCGGGCTATTCTCAACTATGCCCCTATCCATCTCACCCTGCCCGAAGACGTGCGGGTGGAGTATCTCGACCCCGTCATTCCGCTGCAGCGGATGACCTATTATCTGGAATGA
- a CDS encoding DUF4388 domain-containing protein, which translates to MALKGNLRDFSITQLLNLVNLARKTGMLYIRGAEAKAEIYFREGKLAYAAMSHQPNDLASVLYREKKLSAGQYKAIKARKEPMNDKALGLLLVNAGYLSQEEILQCLQAAYVGVVKRLFAWAEGYFEFDGKAPPPPGRILVRVDLENLIIEGARQLREWEQLQNEIPDLDMALKFTDRPDTNLRKLSLSVEEWRVVSFINPKNTIRQIARATKMNDLEIRRIVYGLLQAGLVELVRPEHKPAPPRPIHTALEGKTKDEQRSLVNRLISRIRGL; encoded by the coding sequence ATGGCGCTCAAGGGAAACTTGCGTGATTTTTCCATCACGCAATTGCTTAATCTTGTCAACCTGGCCCGCAAAACAGGGATGTTATACATCCGCGGTGCAGAGGCCAAAGCGGAAATTTATTTTCGGGAAGGCAAACTGGCCTACGCCGCGATGAGCCACCAGCCTAACGACCTTGCTTCGGTGCTCTATCGCGAAAAGAAACTCAGTGCGGGGCAATATAAAGCCATCAAAGCCCGTAAAGAGCCGATGAACGACAAGGCGTTGGGGCTGTTGCTGGTCAATGCGGGCTATCTATCCCAGGAAGAGATTTTACAATGCCTGCAAGCGGCCTATGTGGGCGTGGTCAAACGCCTTTTTGCATGGGCTGAAGGGTATTTTGAGTTCGACGGCAAAGCGCCGCCGCCCCCCGGCCGCATTCTCGTGCGGGTGGATTTGGAAAACCTCATCATTGAGGGCGCGCGCCAGTTGCGGGAATGGGAACAACTGCAAAATGAAATCCCCGACCTGGATATGGCCCTCAAATTCACCGACCGTCCCGACACCAACCTGCGCAAGCTGAGCCTGAGCGTGGAAGAGTGGCGGGTCGTTTCGTTCATTAACCCCAAGAACACCATCCGCCAAATTGCCCGCGCCACCAAGATGAACGACCTGGAAATCCGTCGCATTGTATATGGTTTGCTCCAGGCCGGGTTGGTGGAACTCGTGCGGCCTGAACACAAACCGGCGCCCCCGCGCCCCATTCATACTGCTCTGGAAGGCAAAACCAAAGACGAACAGCGCTCGCTGGTCAATCGTCTGATTTCCCGCATTCGCGGCCTCTAA
- a CDS encoding GTP-binding protein produces the protein MQTVKIVVTGPFNAGKTAFIQTVSEIDVVATERKITSEAERVKDTTTVAMDFGRITVDEDLVLYLFGTPGQRRFDFMWEILSEGMLGFIVLVDSTRPETFREARSILETFRAYAPTPYVVAANKQDMEDAWDLEDMRIALRLDSRVKLLPCVATDKESVKKVLLELLFSIMEEIDGGQA, from the coding sequence ATGCAGACTGTAAAAATTGTGGTGACCGGCCCCTTCAACGCAGGCAAAACGGCCTTCATCCAAACAGTGAGCGAGATCGACGTGGTTGCGACGGAACGCAAAATCACCAGTGAGGCCGAAAGGGTGAAAGATACAACCACCGTCGCGATGGATTTTGGCCGCATCACCGTCGACGAAGACCTGGTGCTCTACCTCTTCGGCACCCCTGGGCAACGTCGCTTTGATTTTATGTGGGAAATCCTCTCTGAAGGGATGTTGGGCTTTATTGTGCTGGTCGATAGCACCCGCCCCGAGACCTTCCGAGAGGCTCGTAGCATTCTGGAGACCTTCCGGGCCTACGCGCCTACGCCCTACGTGGTGGCCGCCAACAAACAAGATATGGAGGACGCCTGGGACCTGGAAGACATGCGCATTGCCCTGCGGCTGGATTCCCGCGTGAAGTTGCTGCCCTGCGTGGCAACCGACAAAGAATCGGTGAAAAAAGTGTTGCTGGAATTGTTGTTCAGCATCATGGAGGAAATTGACGGCGGCCAGGCGTAG
- a CDS encoding alpha/beta hydrolase, producing MYRRARAGLSGLAFLTFLGILTIEAIVSSITTDQGVVHYEVFGRGKPVILLHGWLGSWGVWQETMTYLGRYYRAYALDFWGFGESGKKRDSYDVADFVSLVDQFMEQLGISRAPLVGHSMGGTVSLSVAIRYPQRVSRVVVIGSPINGNSLSLSLKLAGYRPVAFLVYHQMTLLKLGIRLTSPMITKDPRWPEMMDRDLSQTTLESFLHSIASLRRTNLEASLAQIKVPVMGMYGSKDVIVNPRQWIALKRGVPHAEIVRFKEAGHFIMLDQPRAFMAYLHAFLEGERPPEPLTEVLEA from the coding sequence GTGTACCGGCGAGCAAGGGCGGGGCTTTCAGGCCTCGCTTTTCTCACCTTCCTCGGCATCCTAACCATTGAGGCCATCGTGTCTTCTATCACCACCGATCAGGGTGTTGTTCACTATGAGGTTTTCGGGCGCGGTAAGCCCGTCATCTTGCTGCACGGCTGGTTAGGCTCCTGGGGCGTGTGGCAGGAAACCATGACTTACCTGGGGCGCTATTACCGCGCGTATGCGTTGGATTTTTGGGGCTTCGGCGAATCGGGCAAAAAGCGCGATTCCTATGACGTTGCCGATTTCGTCAGCCTGGTGGACCAGTTCATGGAGCAACTGGGCATCAGCCGCGCCCCCCTGGTCGGCCACAGCATGGGGGGCACGGTTTCTTTGAGCGTCGCCATTCGCTACCCGCAGCGCGTCAGCCGGGTGGTGGTCATTGGCTCGCCTATCAATGGGAATTCCCTTTCGCTCTCGTTGAAACTGGCCGGCTACCGTCCGGTGGCTTTCCTGGTCTATCACCAGATGACTTTGCTCAAACTGGGCATTCGCCTGACCTCGCCAATGATTACCAAAGACCCGCGTTGGCCTGAGATGATGGACCGCGACCTTTCTCAGACCACGCTGGAATCTTTCTTGCATAGTATTGCCTCACTGCGGCGCACCAACCTCGAAGCCTCGCTGGCGCAAATCAAAGTGCCCGTGATGGGCATGTATGGCAGCAAAGATGTCATCGTCAACCCGCGCCAGTGGATTGCGCTCAAACGGGGCGTGCCCCATGCTGAAATTGTCCGCTTCAAAGAAGCCGGGCATTTCATCATGCTCGACCAGCCCCGCGCCTTTATGGCTTATTTGCACGCTTTTCTGGAAGGTGAGCGTCCTCCGGAACCCCTGACGGAGGTGTTGGAAGCATGA
- a CDS encoding multidrug transporter, giving the protein MLKIILRDDRHIPPFNEPARDLRVHNKPLWLAQRDVLTPYVEREIEIRAGRRLPPVREEAIVYRDNLLFDEFYIRAFLEAARKRGKPVRAAFAADDPAFREHALPLSVSYTQQGDIYLADLWYYPHGTATDEEPEPLVIDLQAREIGYYHVPTYMATEQGDLVFQVPLRALLAIDSWVHIFIADVVFGVFARGARFEAHLNRDPFFKLKVLAKAMYEGKQVLSSSPLVVVGRNVVIDPTAVIHGPTLIGDNVTIGAGAVVDNCIIGDNVNISQGCQLLLSVVGDGAFLPFRAALFMTTLMDNSMVAQNTCLQMCVVGRNTFIGAGTTFTDFNLISAPIKARDGHGLLRDANRPVLGGCVGHNCRLGSGLVIYPARMIESDVVLAASPERRVIMKDVPYEESDHHHLRGGHRHPRLYPRPGEDASHTW; this is encoded by the coding sequence ATGCTCAAAATTATTCTGCGTGACGACCGGCATATTCCGCCTTTCAATGAACCAGCACGCGACTTGCGGGTTCATAACAAACCGCTCTGGCTGGCGCAGCGCGACGTGCTCACGCCGTATGTGGAGCGGGAGATTGAAATTCGCGCCGGTCGCCGCCTTCCCCCTGTGCGCGAAGAAGCGATCGTCTATCGCGACAATCTCTTGTTCGACGAATTCTACATCCGCGCCTTCCTGGAAGCCGCTCGCAAGCGCGGCAAGCCGGTGCGGGCAGCCTTTGCTGCCGACGACCCCGCCTTTCGCGAGCACGCTTTGCCCCTTTCGGTCTCTTACACCCAGCAGGGCGACATTTATCTTGCCGACCTGTGGTATTACCCCCACGGCACGGCAACCGACGAAGAGCCGGAGCCGTTGGTGATTGACCTGCAGGCGCGGGAAATCGGCTATTACCACGTCCCAACCTACATGGCGACCGAGCAGGGCGACCTGGTGTTTCAGGTGCCGCTGCGCGCCCTGCTGGCGATTGATAGCTGGGTGCATATTTTCATTGCCGACGTGGTGTTTGGCGTTTTTGCTCGCGGGGCGCGTTTCGAGGCGCACCTCAACCGAGACCCGTTTTTCAAACTGAAAGTGCTTGCCAAGGCGATGTATGAGGGCAAGCAGGTGCTCTCTTCGTCGCCGCTGGTGGTGGTGGGGCGCAACGTTGTGATTGACCCCACGGCGGTCATCCACGGCCCAACCCTCATCGGCGACAATGTCACCATCGGGGCTGGCGCCGTGGTCGATAATTGCATCATCGGCGATAACGTCAACATTTCCCAGGGTTGCCAGTTGTTGCTCTCGGTCGTGGGCGATGGCGCTTTCCTGCCTTTCCGCGCGGCTTTGTTCATGACCACGTTGATGGATAACAGCATGGTCGCCCAGAACACCTGCTTGCAAATGTGTGTGGTTGGCCGCAACACCTTCATTGGTGCCGGCACCACGTTTACCGACTTCAACCTGATTTCAGCCCCCATCAAGGCGCGCGATGGGCATGGTTTGTTGCGCGATGCCAACCGTCCGGTGTTGGGCGGCTGTGTGGGGCACAACTGCCGGCTGGGTTCCGGCTTGGTGATTTACCCCGCGCGGATGATCGAATCGGATGTCGTGCTGGCGGCCTCGCCGGAGCGGCGAGTGATTATGAAGGACGTCCCCTACGAGGAAAGCGACCATCACCATCTGCGCGGCGGCCACCGCCATCCTCGCCTTTACCCCCGTCCTGGGGAAGATGCTTCCCATACCTGGTGA
- a CDS encoding shikimate dehydrogenase: protein MDTFAFIIHPIDPKRDVSRKFPLLGRILTERQIDFFSTFFPPVYISEITGIVSQATGKEIKGWFVACPYTPRRMLELPERMVYRKIIQTGRLAERLGAKILGLGAFTSVVGDGGLTVAKALDVPVTTGDSYTVAIAVDAVWEAARLMDIPPAEATAAVVGASGAIGRVAATLIARRVGEVYLIGRRRTALEAARERIAANGGRARLRVSTDMGDLRHAQLILTVTSALDAVVEPEHLQPGSVVCDVARPRDVSAQVAAVRDDVLVIDGGMVEVPGPVDFHFDFGFPPGKAYACMAETMALALEGRFEDYTVGKEISLARVEEIAHIASKHGFRLSGFRSFEKPVTAEHIARVRAAAQKRRASRAGR from the coding sequence GTGGATACTTTCGCTTTCATCATTCATCCCATCGATCCCAAACGCGATGTCAGCCGCAAGTTCCCGCTTTTGGGGCGCATCCTCACCGAGCGGCAGATAGACTTTTTCTCTACCTTCTTCCCGCCGGTTTATATTTCCGAGATCACCGGCATTGTCTCTCAGGCTACCGGCAAGGAAATCAAGGGGTGGTTTGTTGCCTGCCCTTACACCCCCAGGCGAATGCTGGAACTGCCCGAGCGGATGGTATACCGCAAAATCATCCAGACCGGACGCCTGGCCGAGCGGCTGGGCGCCAAAATTTTGGGGCTGGGTGCTTTTACTTCGGTGGTTGGCGACGGCGGTTTGACGGTAGCCAAAGCGTTAGATGTGCCCGTGACCACGGGCGATTCGTACACCGTGGCGATTGCCGTCGACGCCGTGTGGGAAGCCGCCCGCTTGATGGATATTCCCCCGGCCGAGGCGACGGCCGCGGTGGTGGGGGCTTCGGGCGCCATTGGGCGTGTGGCTGCTACGCTGATTGCCCGGCGGGTGGGTGAGGTATACTTAATAGGGCGGCGGCGCACGGCGTTGGAAGCCGCGCGCGAGCGCATCGCCGCCAATGGCGGCCGCGCCCGCTTGCGCGTGAGCACCGATATGGGCGACCTGCGCCACGCACAACTCATTCTCACTGTGACCAGTGCCCTGGATGCCGTGGTTGAGCCGGAGCACCTTCAACCCGGCAGCGTGGTGTGCGACGTTGCCCGGCCGCGCGATGTTTCTGCCCAGGTCGCCGCAGTGCGCGACGACGTGCTGGTCATTGACGGCGGGATGGTGGAAGTGCCCGGCCCGGTAGATTTCCATTTTGATTTTGGCTTCCCGCCCGGCAAAGCCTACGCCTGCATGGCCGAGACCATGGCGCTTGCCCTGGAAGGCCGCTTTGAAGATTACACCGTAGGCAAAGAAATTTCCCTCGCACGGGTGGAAGAAATTGCTCACATAGCAAGCAAGCACGGTTTTCGCTTGAGTGGTTTCCGGTCGTTTGAAAAGCCGGTGACCGCCGAACACATCGCTCGGGTGCGCGCCGCAGCCCAGAAACGGCGGGCGTCGCGAGCAGGGAGGTAG
- a CDS encoding response regulator, which produces MSKARILVVEDDLDIANMLQIYFSSQGYEVELAPRGSDALEKTRQSMPHLIVLDIMLPDIDGYEVCRRLRTSTRTSHIPVIFLTQKDERSDRLQGLELGADDYITKPFDIEELRLRVQNAIRRAERESLTDPRSGLPAGRLIEEQLRRIIRTDGWALMDIRINYYDAFREVYGFVAANDVLRFTAMLLNEVVDELGTPEDFIGHPGDENFVVITAEESAPAIRARLKERFAEEVKSHYNFMDREQGYITVEENGVSRQVPLMTLSMGIVSPSQYQFADIREITELAAEARRKDTPTEN; this is translated from the coding sequence ATGAGCAAGGCTCGCATTTTAGTGGTGGAAGACGATTTGGACATTGCCAATATGCTCCAAATCTACTTCTCCAGCCAGGGCTACGAGGTGGAACTGGCCCCTCGCGGCTCCGATGCCTTGGAGAAGACGCGCCAGAGCATGCCGCACCTGATTGTGCTGGACATTATGCTGCCGGATATCGACGGTTATGAAGTGTGCCGCCGTCTCCGCACCAGCACCCGTACCAGCCACATTCCGGTCATCTTCCTCACCCAGAAAGACGAGCGCAGCGACCGCCTGCAGGGGCTGGAACTTGGCGCGGACGACTACATCACCAAACCTTTCGACATTGAGGAACTGCGCCTGCGGGTGCAAAATGCCATCCGCCGCGCTGAGCGGGAAAGCCTCACCGACCCGCGCTCTGGCCTTCCGGCAGGGCGTTTGATCGAAGAGCAACTGCGCCGCATCATCCGCACCGACGGCTGGGCGTTGATGGATATTCGCATCAATTACTACGACGCCTTCCGCGAGGTGTATGGCTTCGTGGCGGCTAACGATGTGTTGCGCTTCACGGCGATGTTGCTCAACGAGGTGGTGGATGAACTCGGCACGCCGGAAGACTTCATCGGTCACCCCGGCGACGAGAACTTTGTGGTCATTACGGCCGAAGAATCCGCACCGGCCATTCGTGCCCGTTTGAAAGAACGCTTTGCCGAAGAAGTCAAAAGCCATTACAACTTCATGGATCGCGAGCAGGGCTACATCACCGTGGAAGAAAATGGTGTTTCCAGGCAAGTCCCGCTGATGACGCTTTCCATGGGCATTGTTTCGCCTTCCCAATACCAGTTTGCCGATATTCGGGAAATCACCGAACTGGCTGCGGAAGCCCGCCGTAAAGATACGCCTACCGAGAACTGA